The Candidatus Hydrogenisulfobacillus filiaventi sequence CCTTGGGTCGATAGATCTTGGATGTTGGATTTGAGGGTGTCATTGCCGGTATCGAAACGGATATGCGTCACGCCCGGCAAGAGGAGGAAAGTGAGCACGCCGAGCACGAGTGCCACCCGGTAAGGACGCCGTCGCACCAGGGCGGCTAGCCGGTCCCCAGCATTCATCGAAGGCCCCCCTGCTGCGGTCCCGGTTCGGTCAGGAGGGAACGCACGAAGGACAGCATGGTGTTGCACGCTTCTGTTTCCAGCGCCGCTGACGCGCCTCCGGCCGCATGATCCAGCGGAGTAACAGGCCCCGGATCCTGCGCACCAGCGTCCGCCTGCCGGTCGAGGTCATCCCCACCCCATTCCGGCGTGAGTCGAGTACGCGCATAATGCGGGCGATAGGGTCGAGCCCGGCTAGATCGGGCTGCTTCGGCACCTCGCACATCAGCAGGGCGATCAGTCCCCGGTACTCGTGCACGAACCGGACCCGCTCCTACACGAATGCCTGTAGCCAGTGGTAGAGGTCCACATCCGCTGGGGAATGGGCGGCGGCGGACGGCGCCTGATATGCCCCGCGGATGGACTGCACGCGTGCCGCCACCACGATGTGCCGATGGGTGTCCCCAAAGGACATCTGCATCCTCCCGGTTTGGGTTACCGCGTCGGATGCGGCAAGTCTCCTGCGCGGGGCCCCCATCCTCGAGGCGGATGGCGCCGGTGCTTTGGGCTGGTACCGGGGGACCACTCGGGGCAGGGGGCTGGGGAGGTTGCGCTTCGGGAAGACCGTGCGCCGCCGGGCTCCGTGCGTTGACGGACTTTTTTGCGCTATGGTAGGATGAAGCGGGTCAACGCGAGCTAAGCAGAAGCCGTACCGGCGCTTCTCACCCCGAGGCCAGGCCGCCAAACGGGTTATCGTGGCGTGAAGGATGTCAGTCCGGGCGGGGGCGACCCCGCGGTTTTTGTTTCCGGCCAGTCTCCGGCCTCCGGGGACGGGCAGGTGCTCCGGCCACAGCAAGGAGGGGATGGTCCATAAAGGATCTCAGGGTCAACGAGCAAATCCGTGCCCGAGAGGTCAGACTGGTGGGGGAAGGCGGCGAACAGCTCGGCATCGTTCCCCTGCGGGATGCGCTCAACCTGGCGGCGGAGCGGCGGCTGGACCTGGTGGAAGTATCGCCCACCGCCCATCCGCCGGTATGCAGGCTGATGGACTACGGGAAGTTCAAGTACGAGCAGGCCAAGCGCGAACGGGAGTCCCGCAAGAAACAGAAGGTTGTCAACATCAAGGAACTCAAGATGCGGCCCTCGATTGAGGAGCACGACTTCGAGGTCAAGGTTCAGAGCGCCAAGCGCTTTTTGACCGATGGCGACAAGGTCAAGTGCACCATGGTCTTCCGCGGACGGGAAATCGTGCATGCCAACCTGGCTCAGGAGACCCTGGAACGGCTGGCGCAGCTGGTGGGCGACGTCGGGGTCATGGAACGTCCGCCCAAGGTCGAGGGCCGCACCATGGTCATGATCCTGACCCCCAAGAAGGGAGCCTGAGCAATGCCGAAGGGTCCGAAGATGAAAACCCACCGCGGGGCCAAGAAGCGGCTGCTGGTGACCCAGTCGGGCCGCATCACCCATGTACGGGCCAACCGCAGCCACCTGGCGGAGCACAAGACCGCCAAGCGCAAGCGGCAGCTGCGGCGGAGCGGGGTGTTGTCCGCCGCCGACCGGCGCCGGGTGCGGCGGCTCCTGCCCTACGCCTGACGCCGATTACCCAGGAGAGGACGGAGGAGCATGGCTCGGGTTAAAAGCGGAGTGGTCCGGCGGCGCCGGCACAAGAAGATCCTGAAGCTGGCGCGCGGGTTCAAGGGCGCCCGGTCCCGGCACTTCAAGGCCGCCAACGAGGCGGTGATGCACGCCCTCATGTACGCCTACCGGGACCGGCGGCTCAAGAAGCGCAACTTCCGCCGGCTCTGGATCCAGCGCATCAACGCGGCCGCCCGGCTGCACGGCCTGTCCTACAACCGCTTCATGAACGGTCTCAAGCTGGCCGGCATCGGGCTGGACCGGAAGATCCTGGCCGACATGGCGGTGCGGGACGACGCCGCCTTCGCCGCCCTGGTGGAGAAGGCCAAGGAACAGCTGGTCCGGTCCTGAGGGGGGCGGCGGGCACGGAGCACGATCCCGGCCGGGTATGGGTGGAGCCGCTGGCGGATGCCCGCGGCAACAAGCTCCTGCGGCGGGTGCGCCGGCTGCTGGCCAACCGCCAGGCACGGGAGAAGTGGGGTCAGACCGTGCTGGAGGGGGTGCGGCTGGTCGAGGACGCCTGGCGGGGCGGTCTGGTGCTGGAGGCGGTCATCTACAGCCCTCGCCTGGTGCAGACCGCGCGCGGTCAGGGCCTGCTGATGGCGCTGCAGAGCGGGCGCACCCGCACCCTGTACGTGACCGACGCCGTGCTGGCCGAGTTGGCGGATGTGGAGACCCATCAGGGCATCCTGGCGGTGGTGGAGGCGCGTCTGCCGCGCCTGGCCTCCGCCCTGCCCCCGCCCGGTGGCATGGGGGTGGTGCTGGTAGGCGTGCAGGACCCCGGCAACGCGGGCACCCTCATCCGCTCGGCGGCGGCCGCCGGCGTCGACCTGGTGGGGATCGGGGCCGGTACCGTGGACCCGTTTAATCCCAAGGCGGTGCGGGCCTCGGCCGGCGCCGTCTTCCGCACCCGCGTGGGCTGGCTGGAGCCGGGCTGGGAACAGAGCCTGGGCGGGGGCGGGGCCCGCTGGTATGCCGCCGAGGCCCGGGGCGGACGCCCCTACGGTGAGGTGGACTGGAGCGGCACGGTGGTCCTGCTCCTCGGTAACGAAGGGGCGGGGCTGCCGGCGGCCGTCCGCGAACGGGCGCAGGCGGTCTCCATCCCCATGGAGGGCGGGGTGGAGAGCCTCAACGTCGGGGTGGCCGGGAGCGTGCTGCTGTTTCATGCCGCCCGGGAACGGGCGCGGATGCGGATGCAGGTAAAGCGATGAGGCAGACGGCTCCGTCCGGTGCCGCCGGTGCAGGGAGGCGCCCCCGCGACTGCAAGGGGCGCCCCGGTGGCGGGCGGGGATTCCCTGCCGAGCGTCGTCCCCAAACCGGAAGGGAGTAGGGCGGCCGTCCGCCGCGTTAAGGCGTAGAGCGGGCCCGGTAACAGCCGGGTCAAGCAGGGTGGTACCACGGGCAGGCCCGTCCTTGAGAGGACGGGCCTTTGGCATGGTCCGGGCGCTGGCCCGGGCCGGGAAGGGGAGCAGGATGGACGAGGTATGGGACCCGGCGGCGGACGCCGCCGGCTGGGTGGAGGAGGCGGAGGCCGAGATCCAGGCGGCGACGGACCCCGCCGCGCTGGCGGCGGTGCGTACCCGCTGGCTGGGCCGCCGGGGCCGGCTGACCGAGGCCCTGCGCGGGCTGGGGGAGCTGGCCCCTGCTGCGCGGCGGGAACGCGGGCAGGTTCTCAACCGGGTGCGGGAGGCGGTGGAGCAGGCCCTGGCCGCCCGGGAGGCGGCCTTGGAAGCGACCGCGCGGGCGGCGGCTTACGCCCGCGAACGCCTGGACATGACCCTGCCAGGCATCCGCCCGGCGGTGGGGCAGCTGCACCCCCTGACGCGCCTGCGGCGCGAGCTGGAGGACCTCTTCACCCGCCTCGGGTTCAGCGTCGCTCTGGGCCCTGAGGTGGAGAGCGAGTGGTACAATTTCGAGGCCCTTAACATGCCCGCCAACCATCCGGCGCGGGACATGCAGGACAGCTTCTTCGTGGATGTGCCCGGGTTTCTCCTCCGTACCCATACCTCGCCGGTGCAGATCCGGGCCATGCACGCCCGGGGCGGGGCGCTGCCGGTCAAGGTCATCGCTCCCGGGCACGTCTACCGGCGCGACGACGATGCCACCCACTCCCCCATGTTCACCCAGTTGGAGGGGCTGATGGTGGACCGCGGCATCTCCCTGGCCGACCTCAAGGGGGTGCTGCTGACCCTGGTGCGGGCCCTGTTCGGCCCCGGTACCGCCATCCGCCTGCGGCCCAGCTATTTCCCCTTCACCGAGCCCTCGGTGGAGGTGGACATCTCCTGCACCGTGTGCGGGGGGAGCGGCTGCGCCACCTGTAAGCACAGCGGGTGGCTTGAGATTCTAGGCGCGGGCATGGTGCATCCCCTGGTGCTGGCCAACGGCGGCTACGACCCGGACAGCGTGAGCGGCTTCGCCTTCGGCCTGGGGCTGGAACGGGTGCTCCTGTTGCGTTACGGCTTTGACGACCTGCGCCCCTTCTACCAGAACGACCTGCGGTTCCTGCAACAGTTTGCGCGCGGAAGCGAGGGACAGGCATGAAGCTGAGCTACCGGTGGCTGGCCCGCCATCTGCCCGACCTGCCGGCCCCGGAGGTGCTGGCCGGGGACCTCACCCGCCTGGGTCTGGAGGTGGACCGCTACGGCACCTGGGGCGAGGAGCTGGGTAGCATCCGT is a genomic window containing:
- a CDS encoding protein of unknown function (Evidence 5 : Unknown function) — its product is MRGAEAARSSRARPYRPHYARTRLTPEWGGDDLDRQADAGAQDPGPVTPLDHAAGGASAALETEACNTMLSFVRSLLTEPGPQQGGLR
- a CDS encoding protein of unknown function (Evidence 5 : Unknown function), which translates into the protein MSFGDTHRHIVVAARVQSIRGAYQAPSAAAHSPADVDLYHWLQAFV
- the infC gene encoding initiation factor IF-3 (Evidence 2a : Function from experimental evidences in other organisms; PubMedId : 12682299, 17289755, 21843271, 22720735; Product type f : factor); amino-acid sequence: MGEGGEQLGIVPLRDALNLAAERRLDLVEVSPTAHPPVCRLMDYGKFKYEQAKRERESRKKQKVVNIKELKMRPSIEEHDFEVKVQSAKRFLTDGDKVKCTMVFRGREIVHANLAQETLERLAQLVGDVGVMERPPKVEGRTMVMILTPKKGA
- the rpmI gene encoding ribosomal protein L35 (Evidence 2a : Function from experimental evidences in other organisms; PubMedId : 8722036, 12682299, 17289755, 21843271, 23002217, 23611891, 24335279; Product type s : structure) yields the protein MPKGPKMKTHRGAKKRLLVTQSGRITHVRANRSHLAEHKTAKRKRQLRRSGVLSAADRRRVRRLLPYA
- the rplT gene encoding ribosomal protein L20 (Evidence 2a : Function from experimental evidences in other organisms; PubMedId : 12682299, 17289755, 21843271, 23611891; Product type s : structure) is translated as MARVKSGVVRRRRHKKILKLARGFKGARSRHFKAANEAVMHALMYAYRDRRLKKRNFRRLWIQRINAAARLHGLSYNRFMNGLKLAGIGLDRKILADMAVRDDAAFAALVEKAKEQLVRS
- a CDS encoding RNA methyltransferase, whose translation is MEPLADARGNKLLRRVRRLLANRQAREKWGQTVLEGVRLVEDAWRGGLVLEAVIYSPRLVQTARGQGLLMALQSGRTRTLYVTDAVLAELADVETHQGILAVVEARLPRLASALPPPGGMGVVLVGVQDPGNAGTLIRSAAAAGVDLVGIGAGTVDPFNPKAVRASAGAVFRTRVGWLEPGWEQSLGGGGARWYAAEARGGRPYGEVDWSGTVVLLLGNEGAGLPAAVRERAQAVSIPMEGGVESLNVGVAGSVLLFHAARERARMRMQVKR
- the pheS gene encoding phenylalanyl-tRNA synthetase (alpha subunit) (Evidence 2a : Function from experimental evidences in other organisms; PubMedId : 811647, 2127701, 2492510, 12682299; Product type e : enzyme) — its product is MVRALARAGKGSRMDEVWDPAADAAGWVEEAEAEIQAATDPAALAAVRTRWLGRRGRLTEALRGLGELAPAARRERGQVLNRVREAVEQALAAREAALEATARAAAYARERLDMTLPGIRPAVGQLHPLTRLRRELEDLFTRLGFSVALGPEVESEWYNFEALNMPANHPARDMQDSFFVDVPGFLLRTHTSPVQIRAMHARGGALPVKVIAPGHVYRRDDDATHSPMFTQLEGLMVDRGISLADLKGVLLTLVRALFGPGTAIRLRPSYFPFTEPSVEVDISCTVCGGSGCATCKHSGWLEILGAGMVHPLVLANGGYDPDSVSGFAFGLGLERVLLLRYGFDDLRPFYQNDLRFLQQFARGSEGQA